A region from the Aegilops tauschii subsp. strangulata cultivar AL8/78 chromosome 5, Aet v6.0, whole genome shotgun sequence genome encodes:
- the LOC109787639 gene encoding caffeoylshikimate esterase produces MTSKSGSGAAGDGGYEYEEESVQNSRGMKLFTCRWLPPKGQIVKAHVFLCHGYAVECSVTMRGTGVRLAQAGYAVYGVDYEGHGKSEGLQGYIPSFDLLVSDTDAFFTAVVASTANTDLPRFILGESMGGAVALLLHRMRPAYWTGAVLVAPMCKIADEMRPHPVVVSVLKLMTNIIPTWKIVPTTDVIDAAYRMQEKRDEIRNNPHCYQGKPRLKTAYELLKVSLNLENNVLSKVSLPFLIVHGGDDKVTDPSVSDLLYRSAVSQDKKLNLYPGMWHALTSGESPENIHTVFQDIIAWLDQRSSPKSSSSAAALDLSSEMEQKAKHDEQNIDKQ; encoded by the exons ATGACGAGCAAGTCCGGCAGCGGCGCGGCGGGCGATGGCGGCTACGAGTACGAGGAGGAGTCGGTGCAGAACTCCCGCGGGATGAAGCTCTTCACCTGCAGATGGCTCCCCCCCAAGGGCCAAATAGTCAAGGCCCACGTCTTCCTCTGCCATG GGTACGCGGTGGAGTGCAGCGTGACGATGCGGGGGACGGGGGTGCGGCTGGCGCAGGCCGGGTACGCCGTGTACGGGGTGGACTACGAGGGCCACGGCAAGTCGGAGGGGCTCCAGGGCTACATCCCCTCCTTCGATCTCCTCGTCAGCGACACCGACGCCTTCTTCACCGCCGTCGTCGCCTCCACCGCCAACACGGACCTCCCCCGCTTCATCCTCGGCGAGTCCATGGGCGGCGCCGTGGCGCTGCTCCTCCACCGGATGCGCCCGGCGTACTGGACCGGCGCCGTCCTGGTCGCCCCCATGTGCAAG ATCGCTGATGAGATGCGGCCGCATCCAGTGGTGGTGAGCGTCCTCAAGCTGATGACCAACATCATCCCCACGTGGAAGATCGTGCCGACCACCGACGTCATCGACGCCGCCTACAGGATGCAGGAGAAGCGCGACGAGATCAGGAACAACCCCCACTGCTACCAGGGCAAGCCGCGCCTCAAGACCGCCTACGAGCTCCTCAAAGTCAGCCTCAACCTCGAGAACAACGTACTCTCAAAG GTGTCATTGCCGTTCCTGATCGTTCacggaggcgacgacaaggtgACGGACCCATCGGTGAGCGACCTCCTCTACCGCTCAGCGGTGAGCCAGGACAAGAAGCTCAACCTCTACCCGGGCATGTGGCACGCCCTCACCTCCGGCGAGAGCCCCGAAAACATCCACACCGTCTTCCAAGATATCATCGCATGGCTCGACCAAAGATCATCCCCGAAATCATCATCGTCGGCGGCCGCCTTGGACTTGTCATCGGAGATGGAACAGAAGGCCAAGCACGATGAGCAGAATATCGACAAGCAATAG